A single Natranaerobius thermophilus JW/NM-WN-LF DNA region contains:
- the buk gene encoding butyrate kinase, with product MKILVINPGSTSTKIALYENETATTEKTVRHSADELAEYQDVADQDEYRLKHIKETLEEINVELEELDAVVARGGLLRPIPGGTYKVTETMINDLKQAKYGEHASNLGAIMADILSKELDIPAYIVDPVAVDEFEDIARYSGLPELERLSQSHALNMKAVARKVAREMDRSYEDLKLIVAHLGSGISVAPHYKGQMIDVNNANNEGPFATERTGTLPVYQLIQLCYSGKYTEKEMVERVLKKGGVYAYMGTKDIQEVEEKAKSGDEQADMVLKAMTYQIAKEIGAMATVLNGELDAIVITGGMANSQYIVDQIKERVSFLGPVKVEAGEEELEALALGALRVLNGEETAKIY from the coding sequence TTGAAGATACTTGTTATAAATCCAGGTTCCACATCCACAAAAATTGCTTTATATGAAAATGAGACGGCAACAACTGAAAAAACAGTTCGACATAGTGCCGATGAATTGGCTGAGTATCAAGATGTGGCAGATCAAGATGAATATCGGCTTAAGCATATAAAGGAGACCCTGGAAGAAATTAATGTGGAATTAGAAGAACTTGATGCAGTCGTAGCTCGAGGAGGATTGTTAAGACCAATTCCAGGTGGAACTTACAAAGTAACAGAAACCATGATAAATGATTTGAAACAAGCTAAATATGGAGAACACGCCTCAAATCTAGGGGCTATTATGGCTGATATCCTATCAAAAGAACTGGATATTCCAGCTTATATTGTGGACCCTGTAGCTGTTGACGAGTTTGAAGATATCGCCAGATATTCAGGTTTACCAGAATTAGAAAGATTAAGCCAATCCCATGCTTTAAATATGAAAGCCGTGGCCCGTAAAGTAGCAAGGGAAATGGATCGCTCCTATGAAGATTTAAAACTAATTGTGGCTCATTTAGGAAGCGGTATTTCGGTAGCTCCTCATTATAAAGGCCAGATGATTGATGTAAACAATGCCAACAACGAAGGCCCTTTTGCTACAGAAAGAACAGGGACTCTCCCCGTATACCAGTTAATTCAATTGTGCTATTCAGGTAAATACACAGAAAAAGAAATGGTTGAAAGAGTTCTCAAAAAAGGTGGAGTCTATGCCTATATGGGAACAAAAGATATCCAAGAAGTAGAAGAAAAGGCTAAATCAGGTGACGAACAGGCAGATATGGTATTAAAAGCCATGACCTATCAAATAGCCAAGGAAATTGGTGCTATGGCTACTGTCCTAAATGGTGAACTGGATGCCATTGTCATAACTGGTGGTATGGCAAACTCTCAATATATAGTTGACCAAATAAAAGAAAGGGTTTCCTTTTTAGGACCTGTAAAAGTTGAAGCTGGGGAAGAAGAGTTGGAGGCACTAGCCCTGGGGGCTTTAAGGGTACTCAACGGAGAAGAAACTGCCAAGATTTATTAA
- a CDS encoding S8 family peptidase, which produces MSLFVLAFLLMMVPAQTEASGDSEFVVTFEKEEIDQEALEELKELEVEVNTQIPQIGVIAVEADEKDFLEKASQIDGIEHVTREVFWEPPEIEKETFDQEEASEESSLYEVFQWDIKRVTQNEKAWDITRGDDSVTVGVIDTGIDADHPDLKENLEFATVHYEDAEEEDAYVDPNGHGTHVAGSIAADGEVKGVGPDLGLASFRVMNDEGVIPSVATADAIATAADKGVDVVNISLGALRDITDEESRELYHMTRRVVEYADDQGMIMAVSAGNDSRDLRKPMGEFDDEIDFDETGPLFDVYSYFPDTIAVSASDIQDNLASYSNYGQARVDLGAPGGDFNPEDPEDPTTLCLSTYPGEGYAWMAGTSMASPKAAAVAGLIISENPGLSHDEVITQLKETAETIDHPSDSRRNFGHGLVNSYEALKDLE; this is translated from the coding sequence ATGAGTCTGTTTGTACTGGCGTTTCTTTTAATGATGGTGCCGGCCCAAACCGAGGCAAGCGGGGACAGTGAATTTGTAGTTACTTTTGAAAAAGAAGAGATCGACCAAGAAGCTCTGGAAGAACTAAAAGAATTAGAAGTAGAGGTTAATACTCAAATTCCTCAGATTGGTGTAATTGCTGTTGAAGCTGATGAAAAAGACTTTTTAGAGAAAGCTTCCCAGATAGACGGCATCGAACATGTCACTAGAGAAGTATTTTGGGAACCCCCGGAAATTGAAAAAGAGACTTTTGATCAGGAAGAGGCTAGTGAAGAATCTAGTTTATATGAGGTATTCCAGTGGGATATCAAAAGAGTTACTCAGAATGAAAAGGCCTGGGACATTACCCGGGGAGATGATTCAGTTACGGTAGGTGTTATTGATACTGGTATTGATGCTGATCATCCGGATTTGAAGGAAAACTTAGAATTTGCTACGGTTCACTATGAAGATGCCGAAGAAGAGGACGCTTATGTAGACCCCAATGGTCACGGAACTCATGTAGCAGGTTCCATCGCTGCAGATGGTGAAGTGAAAGGTGTCGGCCCTGATCTGGGATTGGCTTCTTTCAGGGTTATGAATGATGAAGGTGTAATTCCTTCTGTTGCCACTGCCGATGCTATTGCAACGGCTGCCGATAAGGGTGTAGATGTGGTGAATATCAGCTTGGGTGCTTTACGGGATATTACAGATGAAGAATCGAGAGAGTTATACCATATGACAAGAAGAGTAGTGGAATACGCCGATGACCAGGGGATGATAATGGCAGTTTCTGCAGGTAATGATTCCAGGGATTTAAGAAAACCTATGGGTGAATTTGATGACGAAATAGATTTTGATGAAACAGGACCATTATTTGATGTATATTCTTATTTCCCTGACACTATTGCTGTTTCCGCCAGTGATATCCAAGATAATTTAGCAAGCTATTCAAATTACGGCCAGGCCAGAGTTGACTTGGGTGCTCCAGGAGGAGACTTTAATCCGGAAGACCCTGAAGATCCAACTACATTGTGTCTTAGCACATATCCGGGAGAAGGATATGCATGGATGGCAGGTACCAGTATGGCCTCACCCAAAGCTGCTGCTGTGGCAGGATTGATTATCAGTGAAAATCCAGGACTCTCTCATGATGAAGTTATTACCCAACTAAAAGAAACTGCAGAGACTATTGATCATCCATCAGACAGCAGACGGAACTTTGGTCACGGTCTGGTAAATTCTTATGAGGCGTTAAAAGACCTTGAATAA
- the iorA gene encoding indolepyruvate ferredoxin oxidoreductase subunit alpha translates to MSKVLLSGNEAIARGAYEAGATVATAYPGTPSTEILENVSKFKDEVYCEWAPNEKVAMEVAIGACFGGSRSLVAMKHVGLNVAADPFMTLSYTGVKGGLVVVSADDPSMHSSQNEQDNRHFARFAKVPMLEPSDSEEAREFVKHAFEISEKFDTPVLFRVTTRISHSKTVATLGEREQVQSLEEFEKDPEKFVMVPGNARKRHVVVEDRMKQLEEFSNQTELNKIEWGDSKIGVITGGISYHYVKEALPQASILKLGFSYPLPKKVIEEFSAKVDKLYAVEELDPFLEEQIKAMGIEIIGKEELPMIYELNQKILKENLVGEKPEQVSYPDVDLPPRPPALCPGCPHRGVFYTLNKLNLAVMGDIGCYTLGVVPPLSAIDTTVCMGASVSMTFGAELALKGEGKDKLIGVIGDSTFIHTGITGLIDIVYNKGASTIMVLDNRTTGMTGHQENPGTGRTLMGESTKTLDVEEISKAVGVSNDNVRTVDAYNLDEVEQAVKEELAKDEPSIIITKNPCVLIDKDSRWEGLTIDSEKCKACGMCYKVGCSAVYKGEDGKAKIDSTFCTGCGVCQQVCKFDAIVKAGDLNE, encoded by the coding sequence GTGAGTAAAGTTTTATTATCTGGAAATGAAGCAATTGCCAGAGGCGCCTATGAAGCCGGCGCTACAGTTGCAACAGCTTATCCTGGCACTCCGAGCACAGAGATTTTAGAAAATGTATCAAAATTTAAAGATGAAGTTTATTGTGAATGGGCTCCAAATGAGAAGGTGGCTATGGAGGTGGCCATTGGCGCCTGTTTCGGAGGTTCCCGATCCTTGGTTGCTATGAAACATGTGGGTTTGAATGTGGCGGCTGATCCCTTTATGACCCTGTCCTATACAGGGGTGAAAGGTGGATTGGTAGTAGTATCAGCAGATGATCCCAGCATGCATAGTTCACAAAACGAACAAGATAATCGCCATTTTGCCAGGTTCGCCAAAGTTCCCATGTTAGAGCCATCAGATAGTGAAGAAGCCCGAGAGTTTGTCAAACATGCTTTCGAAATCAGTGAAAAGTTTGACACTCCTGTGCTTTTTAGAGTAACTACAAGAATATCCCATTCTAAAACAGTAGCTACCCTTGGAGAACGTGAGCAGGTTCAGTCACTAGAAGAATTTGAAAAAGATCCTGAAAAATTTGTCATGGTTCCGGGAAATGCTAGAAAACGTCATGTAGTAGTAGAAGACAGGATGAAACAACTGGAGGAGTTTTCAAATCAGACGGAACTAAACAAAATTGAATGGGGAGATAGCAAAATCGGTGTCATCACTGGAGGTATTTCTTATCACTATGTGAAAGAGGCATTGCCCCAGGCTTCAATTTTAAAGCTCGGCTTTTCTTATCCATTGCCTAAGAAAGTGATTGAAGAATTTAGTGCTAAAGTAGATAAACTTTACGCTGTTGAAGAGTTGGATCCTTTCTTGGAAGAACAGATTAAAGCAATGGGTATAGAAATTATCGGCAAAGAAGAACTACCAATGATATATGAATTAAACCAAAAGATATTAAAAGAAAATCTTGTGGGTGAAAAACCAGAACAAGTTTCTTATCCTGATGTTGACCTGCCACCACGTCCTCCTGCCTTGTGTCCAGGCTGTCCACATCGAGGAGTTTTCTATACTCTTAATAAACTTAATCTTGCTGTCATGGGTGATATCGGTTGTTACACCCTGGGAGTTGTACCACCATTATCGGCTATTGATACCACAGTATGTATGGGAGCAAGCGTCAGCATGACCTTTGGTGCCGAACTGGCACTAAAAGGGGAAGGAAAAGACAAACTAATTGGTGTAATAGGCGACTCCACATTTATTCACACTGGAATTACTGGGTTAATAGACATTGTCTATAATAAAGGCGCTTCAACTATCATGGTTTTAGATAACAGAACAACAGGTATGACAGGACATCAAGAGAACCCTGGTACCGGTAGAACCCTCATGGGAGAAAGTACAAAAACCCTTGATGTTGAAGAGATAAGTAAAGCTGTCGGTGTTAGCAATGATAATGTTCGGACAGTAGATGCTTATAATCTTGATGAAGTAGAACAAGCTGTTAAAGAGGAACTCGCCAAGGATGAACCTTCAATCATAATCACCAAAAATCCTTGTGTATTAATTGATAAGGATTCAAGATGGGAAGGTTTGACAATAGACAGTGAAAAATGTAAGGCATGTGGAATGTGTTATAAAGTAGGTTGTTCCGCTGTTTATAAAGGCGAAGATGGCAAGGCAAAAATAGATTCAACTTTCTGTACCGGTTGTGGAGTTTGTCAACAGGTCTGTAAGTTTGATGCTATTGTAAAGGCAGGTGACTTAAATGAATAA
- a CDS encoding stalk domain-containing protein, producing the protein MSIFQRTVFLSLIIILLLSCLSSLAFASSDLTTKEDKLVETDRGDYRVNYIKIPLAGDYGFTTSYDEVGTVDSLSSHAQREDGIAAINGTFFDAYTSEDDERYPSGAIMKDGQLLHLMGFGSTFAVKSDDGIKNIKDLDVSRMRFGLNLVIEDRDIRIGRINHPSDNSNMIIAYTPEFSKDVIDEQGTKLVVENNRIVEFTDGPAEIPENGFVVELGTQQAVSQLPENYSPGDKAKLKPSVSDEDREEPIEIEDFIHMVGAGPKLVNNGREDVDLEKDQMTGERHTIKARRSFIGYNDNEVIMGTVDGANHEDTAAICVELGLTEAMALDGGASSGLYYEGDYITRPGREISNALVVNNISEPEDPGMSPSDGGPGSGVGRSSILELEPGNYTVKKFDSNRSEQSKKGSWELDSAPIIRDGRTLMPLRGVIDKLGASLDWDNSSQEVTIKDDGVEVKLTIGETTAKVNGESKIMEISPIIEDSRTLIPLRYANELLGHNVDWISGEEVIEIRTK; encoded by the coding sequence ATGTCGATATTTCAAAGAACTGTGTTTTTATCTTTAATTATTATTCTATTACTTTCGTGTCTTTCGTCTTTGGCCTTTGCTTCAAGTGATCTTACAACAAAAGAGGACAAGTTAGTAGAAACCGATAGAGGTGATTATCGTGTAAACTATATTAAAATACCTCTAGCCGGTGATTATGGTTTTACAACTTCATATGATGAAGTGGGCACTGTTGATTCCCTATCTTCCCATGCCCAAAGGGAAGACGGTATAGCTGCCATCAACGGTACCTTCTTCGATGCTTACACTTCTGAAGATGATGAAAGGTATCCTTCTGGTGCAATTATGAAAGATGGACAATTGCTTCATCTTATGGGTTTTGGCTCTACCTTTGCTGTTAAAAGTGATGATGGTATCAAAAATATTAAAGATCTAGACGTTTCTCGAATGAGATTTGGTCTAAACCTGGTTATTGAAGACCGTGATATCAGAATTGGTAGGATAAACCATCCTTCTGATAATTCTAACATGATCATTGCATATACTCCTGAATTTTCTAAAGATGTGATAGATGAACAAGGAACAAAATTAGTTGTAGAAAATAACAGAATTGTAGAATTCACTGATGGACCAGCAGAGATACCGGAAAACGGTTTTGTCGTCGAACTTGGTACACAACAGGCGGTTTCACAACTCCCAGAAAACTATTCCCCAGGAGATAAAGCAAAACTCAAACCATCTGTTAGTGACGAAGATAGAGAGGAGCCAATTGAAATAGAAGATTTTATTCATATGGTTGGAGCCGGACCAAAACTTGTCAATAATGGTAGAGAAGATGTTGATCTAGAAAAAGACCAGATGACCGGTGAGAGGCATACTATCAAGGCTCGAAGAAGCTTCATTGGTTACAATGACAATGAAGTGATCATGGGAACTGTTGACGGTGCTAACCATGAAGATACGGCTGCTATATGTGTTGAATTAGGACTGACAGAAGCTATGGCTCTAGACGGTGGTGCAAGTTCAGGTCTTTATTATGAAGGTGATTACATAACAAGGCCCGGTAGAGAAATTAGTAATGCTTTGGTTGTAAACAATATAAGTGAACCGGAAGATCCAGGAATGAGCCCATCAGATGGAGGACCAGGTTCAGGTGTAGGTAGAAGCAGTATCCTTGAACTTGAACCGGGAAACTATACAGTAAAGAAATTTGACTCTAATAGATCAGAACAAAGTAAGAAAGGTAGTTGGGAACTAGATAGTGCGCCCATTATTAGAGATGGCCGTACATTAATGCCACTGCGAGGGGTTATAGATAAATTAGGTGCTTCCCTTGATTGGGATAACAGCTCCCAAGAAGTAACGATTAAAGATGATGGAGTGGAAGTGAAGCTTACTATTGGTGAAACAACTGCTAAGGTTAATGGAGAATCCAAAATAATGGAGATTTCACCTATAATAGAAGACAGCCGGACGTTAATTCCGCTTAGATATGCAAATGAGCTTTTAGGCCATAATGTAGATTGGATAAGTGGAGAAGAGGTTATTGAGATTAGAACAAAGTAG
- a CDS encoding S-layer homology domain-containing protein — MVFKVQQKLTIALVIVLLASIPLVSKTLGADDYIDIADSYAVDEIEALSDEGIITGDPEGTFRPSDSINRAEFAAVITRALELDELPEKGTGFEDVHERDWYAGYVGALVDAGITTGTTETTFSPDDPVTREELAVFFVRAFDLEEDAKKLTDKPNINDLDQVSSWAKDYVALDPALNEGGVVTNLSRN; from the coding sequence ATGGTATTTAAAGTCCAACAAAAATTAACTATAGCACTAGTAATTGTTTTATTAGCAAGTATTCCTTTGGTAAGTAAAACACTCGGCGCCGATGATTATATTGACATTGCCGATTCATACGCAGTTGATGAAATTGAGGCATTATCAGATGAAGGAATAATTACCGGTGACCCCGAGGGTACTTTCAGGCCAAGTGACAGTATTAACCGTGCTGAATTTGCTGCTGTTATAACTAGGGCTTTAGAATTGGACGAGCTCCCAGAAAAGGGAACAGGCTTTGAAGATGTTCATGAAAGAGATTGGTATGCCGGGTATGTAGGTGCGCTGGTTGATGCTGGAATAACTACAGGGACAACAGAAACCACATTTTCTCCAGATGACCCTGTAACCAGAGAAGAGTTGGCAGTGTTTTTCGTGAGAGCTTTCGATTTAGAAGAAGACGCCAAGAAATTAACTGATAAACCGAATATTAATGACCTTGATCAAGTGTCTAGCTGGGCCAAAGACTATGTAGCTCTAGATCCGGCATTAAACGAAGGGGGAGTAGTAACAAATCTTTCCAGAAACTAA
- a CDS encoding aminotransferase class V-fold PLP-dependent enzyme encodes MVYLDNGATSWPKPEQVYRAVDECLRSGGNPGRGVNQSSLEMSRIIFEARYELANFLNIPNEDRLIFTKNVTEAINMVLKGILETGDHVLISPMEHNSVVRPLEYLKENRGISYDLIPSDSQGRLNISEIESLITENTKLLVFTHASNVLGTVLPARQLVQIAKSHGLYTLIDGAQSAGNMEVDVKALKADFFAFTGHKGLLGPQGTGGLFVREGIELEPLIHGGTGSNSRSLKQDGMFPDDFESGTVNMPGIAGLKEGVKYSRDNLTDIISSKQHLMEKLMDYLLDKSEIDVYGPPSSSISERVGLVTFNLKNIAADKVGQILDSEYEIITRTGLHCSPLAHRTAGSIDFGGVRVSIGPFTREDEIDQLIQALDQIINQ; translated from the coding sequence ATGGTCTATCTAGATAACGGTGCCACCAGCTGGCCCAAACCGGAACAAGTTTATCGAGCAGTAGATGAGTGCCTACGCTCAGGCGGGAACCCAGGCAGGGGTGTCAACCAGAGTTCTCTGGAAATGAGTCGAATTATTTTTGAGGCTAGGTACGAACTGGCGAATTTTTTAAATATCCCAAATGAAGATAGATTGATTTTTACCAAAAATGTAACAGAAGCTATAAATATGGTGTTAAAGGGAATATTGGAGACAGGTGATCATGTTTTGATAAGTCCTATGGAACACAACTCTGTAGTAAGACCCCTAGAATATTTAAAGGAGAATAGAGGGATTAGTTACGATCTGATTCCGTCCGACTCTCAAGGAAGGTTAAATATAAGCGAGATTGAATCCTTGATAACGGAAAATACTAAATTATTAGTTTTTACCCATGCTTCTAATGTTTTGGGGACAGTCTTGCCTGCTCGTCAATTAGTGCAAATCGCAAAAAGCCATGGCTTATACACATTAATAGATGGAGCGCAAAGTGCAGGGAATATGGAAGTGGATGTAAAAGCTTTGAAGGCAGATTTTTTTGCTTTTACCGGTCACAAAGGCCTTTTAGGGCCGCAAGGTACTGGAGGACTATTTGTCAGGGAAGGAATTGAACTGGAACCCTTGATTCATGGAGGAACAGGAAGCAATTCCAGATCATTGAAACAGGATGGGATGTTTCCCGATGATTTTGAAAGCGGAACTGTTAATATGCCTGGAATTGCCGGCTTGAAAGAGGGTGTCAAATATAGTCGTGATAACCTGACAGATATTATTTCATCAAAACAACATTTGATGGAAAAACTTATGGATTATCTTCTAGATAAATCTGAAATTGATGTTTACGGACCTCCCTCTTCTTCTATTTCGGAACGAGTTGGACTGGTAACCTTTAATTTGAAAAACATTGCTGCAGATAAAGTGGGACAAATTTTGGACAGCGAGTATGAAATAATAACCCGAACGGGACTTCACTGTTCTCCCCTGGCCCATCGAACTGCTGGCAGTATAGACTTTGGAGGAGTAAGAGTGAGTATTGGCCCCTTCACCCGAGAAGATGAAATAGACCAGCTCATACAAGCTTTGGATCAAATTATTAATCAATAG
- a CDS encoding BTAD domain-containing putative transcriptional regulator codes for MEGEVLLEQEKTKESNYLKIYTLGDFRVEYQGNCLANVRKNSNKLWELFKYLLTNRNKRLPPEKIVDTLWPEQDYADPKTAVHSLVYRLRKLLDINGSINGKNDNNAVNNSHINLDYSQEGYLFRLNQHSWLDVDEFITLSIKATKLCYSNPETAKQLYREALSLYKGAYLPEYYHKYWPMPARYYYRRIYMKTLTEYLAMLRDESNFSEVSKVCEQALLIEPFLEEEQLHLYFMESLVQEGKLGEALSYYEYINTMYKQEFESSLPTKLQNFYKEIKNGNGSEYIKGEAQNNYFDLKGLKVKKGVQIKNTNESQGGFYCNKDFFIKLYKLEKLRSERTEKPPVLVDLTVVEIENDNDLSSIEKYSAKIEEVLVTNLRKGDAICRWSDKRFLVLLSNTKAENAYNFIKRIQTEFNCECYEYNVSLVGIPLTKLPE; via the coding sequence ATGGAGGGAGAGGTGCTTTTAGAACAAGAGAAAACAAAAGAATCCAATTATTTGAAAATCTATACCTTGGGCGATTTTAGGGTAGAGTATCAGGGCAATTGCTTGGCAAATGTAAGAAAAAACTCAAATAAGCTCTGGGAACTTTTTAAGTACTTGCTCACAAACCGTAATAAGCGTTTACCACCTGAAAAAATTGTAGATACCTTATGGCCTGAACAGGATTATGCAGATCCCAAAACAGCGGTACATTCTTTGGTCTATCGGTTGAGAAAATTACTGGATATTAACGGAAGTATCAATGGTAAAAATGATAATAATGCTGTTAATAATTCTCATATAAATTTAGACTATTCTCAAGAGGGCTATTTGTTTAGGTTAAATCAACATAGCTGGTTAGATGTCGATGAATTTATCACACTATCGATAAAGGCAACTAAACTTTGCTACTCTAATCCGGAAACAGCCAAACAATTATATCGTGAGGCGCTTTCACTTTATAAAGGTGCCTATCTGCCTGAATACTATCATAAGTATTGGCCCATGCCTGCTAGATATTATTACCGCAGAATTTATATGAAAACTCTTACGGAGTACTTGGCTATGCTTAGAGATGAATCCAACTTTTCTGAAGTTAGCAAGGTTTGCGAACAGGCATTATTAATCGAACCTTTTTTAGAGGAAGAACAACTTCATTTATATTTTATGGAGTCCTTAGTTCAAGAAGGAAAACTAGGTGAAGCTTTATCATATTATGAATACATTAATACCATGTATAAACAAGAATTTGAAAGCTCTCTTCCTACTAAATTGCAAAATTTTTATAAGGAAATAAAAAACGGAAATGGCTCAGAATATATTAAAGGTGAAGCGCAAAATAACTACTTTGATTTGAAAGGCTTAAAGGTAAAGAAAGGAGTTCAAATTAAAAATACCAACGAATCCCAAGGTGGTTTTTACTGCAATAAAGACTTTTTTATTAAGCTGTATAAGTTAGAAAAATTAAGAAGTGAAAGAACTGAGAAACCTCCTGTATTAGTAGATCTGACTGTAGTCGAAATAGAAAATGACAATGATTTATCTTCTATTGAAAAGTATAGTGCTAAAATTGAGGAAGTTTTAGTAACAAATTTACGTAAGGGGGATGCAATTTGTCGCTGGAGTGATAAACGATTTTTAGTATTATTATCTAATACAAAAGCAGAAAATGCGTATAACTTTATTAAGCGAATTCAAACTGAATTTAATTGTGAATGTTACGAATACAATGTTTCATTAGTGGGAATACCCCTAACAAAACTACCGGAATAA
- a CDS encoding bifunctional enoyl-CoA hydratase/phosphate acetyltransferase, with protein sequence MRIQSFSDLTEQVRNIKPVTLAIGQAADQTILEAVKLSIEKELQIKFKLVGNGQEIKNLSQNIGLDLDTDYLEIIEESDEKSAATTAVKLVSSGEADYLMKGLIGTSSFLKEVLNSDYGLRTGRILSHLACIDVANLDRLLFITDGGINISPELEEKQVIIQNAADFVNSIGVSPPKVAALAAVEQVNPKMKATVDGAILSKMADRGQIKNAVVDGPFALDNAVSKEAAEHKGISSPVAGEADILFVSDIEEGNQLAKSLTFLGGATMAGLVVGAKTPIVLTSRSDNLETKMTSMALGALSINN encoded by the coding sequence ATGAGAATTCAAAGTTTTTCGGACTTAACTGAACAGGTAAGAAATATCAAACCCGTCACATTGGCTATTGGACAGGCAGCTGATCAAACCATTCTAGAAGCCGTTAAATTATCTATAGAGAAAGAGTTACAAATTAAATTTAAATTGGTCGGTAATGGACAAGAGATAAAGAACCTTTCACAGAATATTGGTTTAGATCTCGATACCGACTATCTTGAAATAATTGAAGAATCAGATGAAAAAAGCGCTGCCACTACAGCTGTAAAGTTAGTATCTTCAGGTGAAGCTGATTATTTGATGAAGGGGCTAATTGGCACCTCATCTTTTCTAAAAGAAGTTTTGAACTCAGATTATGGACTCAGGACTGGCAGAATTTTAAGTCACTTAGCCTGTATCGATGTAGCTAATCTTGATAGATTACTCTTCATAACAGATGGTGGTATCAATATATCACCAGAACTTGAAGAAAAACAGGTGATTATTCAAAATGCAGCAGACTTTGTTAATAGCATTGGGGTTTCACCTCCTAAAGTAGCTGCATTGGCGGCTGTGGAGCAGGTAAACCCGAAAATGAAGGCCACTGTGGATGGAGCAATCTTATCTAAAATGGCTGACAGAGGTCAGATTAAGAACGCAGTAGTGGATGGTCCCTTTGCTCTAGATAATGCAGTTAGTAAAGAAGCTGCTGAACATAAAGGGATTAGTAGTCCAGTAGCCGGTGAAGCAGATATTTTATTTGTTTCAGATATAGAAGAAGGTAATCAACTAGCCAAGTCCCTGACTTTCTTAGGGGGCGCTACCATGGCAGGCCTTGTTGTGGGGGCAAAAACTCCCATAGTCTTAACTTCTAGATCTGATAATTTAGAAACAAAAATGACTTCAATGGCCCTAGGGGCATTATCTATTAATAATTAA
- a CDS encoding indolepyruvate oxidoreductase subunit beta, protein MNKTTNIMIVGVGGQGVLLASELICEALLAKDYDVKKSEVHGMAQRGGSVVTNVRFGDKVYSPLITEGEADFLLSFEQMETLRWLDYIHSDTRIIVNEQQIVPMPVAIGQGSYPKNAIGNLKEVTEKVNAFNALEVAKEAGNIKTVNVILVGALSKYIDIPEDHWKEIIKKRVPPKTLEANLKAFDLGKNS, encoded by the coding sequence ATGAATAAAACAACCAATATTATGATTGTTGGCGTAGGCGGTCAAGGTGTTTTATTAGCAAGTGAACTGATCTGTGAGGCCTTACTTGCAAAAGATTATGATGTGAAAAAATCTGAAGTCCATGGAATGGCCCAAAGAGGTGGCAGTGTAGTCACTAATGTTAGATTTGGTGATAAAGTTTATTCACCACTAATTACAGAAGGAGAAGCAGATTTTCTCCTATCCTTTGAACAAATGGAAACTTTAAGATGGTTAGATTATATTCACAGTGATACTAGAATAATTGTTAACGAACAACAAATTGTCCCCATGCCAGTGGCTATTGGACAGGGCAGTTATCCCAAAAATGCAATTGGGAACTTAAAAGAAGTTACAGAAAAAGTTAATGCATTTAATGCCCTTGAGGTTGCCAAAGAAGCTGGTAATATTAAGACTGTAAATGTAATCCTTGTAGGGGCACTGTCCAAATATATTGATATACCTGAAGATCATTGGAAAGAAATTATCAAAAAACGTGTTCCTCCCAAGACTTTAGAAGCCAACTTAAAAGCCTTTGACTTAGGAAAAAACAGTTAA